The Methanobacterium lacus genome includes a region encoding these proteins:
- a CDS encoding MFS transporter has translation MMIKEKKWQILVALALGTIMVPINTSIVNVALPFIAVGFNSNVLNVEWVITSYLISLLGLVLFFGSLGDKIGHEKVYLSGLLFFIFTSLLCSLSPSLLYLNIFRALQGIGGAMMISVSLGMVKNAFPSYEWGKSLGIYAMVIATGLAIGPAIGGILIGLFGWQSIFLANLPIGITSFCICLFVLERKEGVAVKWDVLGIILQFITLFSTILFLNQLNNPTISGSSKILLGSMIAVFLGLFIWREKTAESPLLDLSLFSNHKFSAFNLALFFNYMSLYMIIFALPFYIQKVLHYGPFLTGLVLTVSPLLMMIIAPFSGFSSDRIGSRPLAFFGSLISALAFFLMTKLTIFSSIYIVTFLMIVLGVGTAIFQAPNNRAIMASIPNDTSGQASSILVTMRNLGMIFAVSIGSLLISTTIDYNILNSPILYNLESYDFTQGLHLIALLGSGLSLIMAILSLWGSKHLKEVKPLVKDII, from the coding sequence ATGATGATAAAAGAGAAAAAATGGCAAATATTAGTTGCCCTTGCTCTTGGTACCATCATGGTGCCAATTAATACAAGTATTGTTAATGTAGCTTTGCCATTTATTGCAGTTGGTTTTAACAGCAATGTTTTAAACGTTGAATGGGTGATTACCAGTTATCTTATCAGCCTATTGGGACTCGTTTTGTTCTTTGGAAGTTTAGGTGATAAAATAGGACATGAAAAGGTTTACTTATCAGGATTACTATTTTTCATATTCACATCCTTACTTTGCAGCTTGTCACCTTCATTACTATATTTAAATATTTTCAGAGCATTACAGGGAATCGGTGGTGCTATGATGATTTCTGTGTCTTTGGGAATGGTTAAAAATGCATTTCCATCATATGAATGGGGCAAATCTCTTGGAATATATGCAATGGTGATAGCAACGGGTTTAGCAATAGGGCCTGCAATTGGGGGAATTTTAATTGGATTATTTGGATGGCAATCCATATTCCTAGCCAACTTGCCCATAGGAATTACTAGTTTCTGCATTTGCCTTTTTGTACTGGAGAGAAAGGAAGGTGTAGCTGTTAAATGGGATGTACTTGGAATAATATTGCAATTTATAACCCTATTTTCCACTATTCTATTTTTAAACCAATTAAACAATCCAACCATTAGTGGCAGCTCTAAAATTTTGTTAGGATCGATGATAGCAGTATTTTTAGGTTTGTTTATTTGGAGAGAAAAAACAGCTGAAAGTCCCCTTCTGGATCTATCTCTTTTTAGTAACCACAAGTTTTCCGCCTTTAACTTAGCACTTTTTTTCAATTATATGAGTCTGTATATGATAATATTTGCTCTGCCATTTTATATTCAAAAAGTGTTACATTATGGTCCATTTTTAACAGGACTTGTACTAACTGTAAGTCCACTTTTAATGATGATCATAGCACCATTTAGTGGATTTTCAAGCGATCGTATAGGTTCTAGACCACTAGCATTTTTCGGATCCTTAATTTCAGCCTTAGCATTCTTTTTAATGACAAAATTAACCATTTTTTCTTCAATTTACATCGTTACATTTCTTATGATCGTACTGGGTGTTGGAACTGCAATTTTCCAAGCTCCAAATAATCGGGCCATCATGGCATCAATACCCAATGATACATCGGGGCAGGCTTCAAGTATTCTTGTTACAATGAGAAATCTGGGCATGATATTTGCTGTGTCAATTGGGAGTTTACTAATCAGCACAACCATTGATTACAACATTCTAAACTCTCCAATTTTATACAATCTGGAATCCTACGATTTCACCCAAGGATTACATTTAATAGCCCTATTGGGTTCGGGTTTAAGTTTAATAATGGCAATATTATCGTTATGGGGTAGCAAACATTTAAAAGAAGTTAAACCGTTGGTTAAAGATATTATTTAA
- a CDS encoding tocopherol cyclase family protein, translating into MFKIWNPEIFQGQNKKKEYFEGWYFKSVSKDEETAYAIIVGVSITKISENSHAFIMLMDARNQVLHYFSYPMSSFWANKDKFEIKIANNYFSLDHMILNIDDGGKRVKADMEFENIVPWPVTRFSPGAMGFFAFIPFLECYHGVLSFNHTIKGYVTINNDKIDFTDGKGYIEKDWGSSMPSSWIWMQTNHFDKEGISLFVSIAKIPWLGSYFTGYIFGLVYDGKIYKFTTYNRAKIEKLDVTDADIEIKISDKNYCLQINALRAEGVDLPAPKLGEMTSKVNESLRSKIHIKLYKKEKNTNKLLYQGTGKNAGLEFVGNLDELLKGF; encoded by the coding sequence ATGTTTAAAATTTGGAATCCCGAAATATTTCAGGGCCAAAATAAAAAAAAAGAATATTTTGAAGGTTGGTATTTCAAATCAGTTTCAAAGGATGAAGAAACCGCCTATGCTATAATTGTAGGAGTGTCCATAACCAAAATATCCGAGAATTCTCACGCTTTCATCATGCTGATGGATGCTCGTAACCAAGTGCTACATTACTTCAGTTATCCCATGTCGAGTTTCTGGGCAAATAAAGACAAATTTGAGATTAAAATTGCTAACAATTATTTCAGTCTGGACCACATGATCCTCAATATTGATGACGGAGGAAAAAGGGTTAAAGCAGATATGGAATTTGAAAACATCGTTCCATGGCCAGTAACCAGATTTTCACCGGGTGCAATGGGATTTTTTGCATTCATCCCATTTTTAGAATGTTACCATGGTGTTTTAAGTTTTAACCATACAATAAAAGGATACGTGACTATAAATAATGATAAAATTGATTTTACAGATGGTAAAGGATATATTGAAAAGGACTGGGGCTCTTCAATGCCATCATCATGGATATGGATGCAGACCAACCATTTTGATAAGGAAGGAATATCCCTATTTGTATCCATAGCAAAAATTCCCTGGTTAGGAAGCTACTTCACAGGCTACATTTTTGGTTTAGTCTATGATGGAAAGATCTACAAATTTACAACCTACAACAGGGCTAAAATAGAAAAACTCGATGTCACAGATGCAGATATCGAAATAAAAATTTCTGACAAAAATTATTGCCTACAAATAAATGCCCTCCGCGCTGAAGGAGTGGATCTTCCAGCTCCCAAGCTGGGAGAAATGACAAGTAAAGTAAACGAATCACTCCGATCCAAGATACATATAAAACTCTACAAAAAAGAAAAAAATACCAATAAACTACTGTATCAAGGAACTGGAAAAAATGCGGGTTTGGAATTTGTCGGAAATTTAGATGAACTACTGAAGGGTTTTTAA
- a CDS encoding Ig-like domain-containing protein has product MAVFSGAVSAVTVSSSPVVYVNGDGGNDNWDGLSANYNVTTKSGPKATISNATGIVDNGGTVRIANGVYTGDSNGNLYISKNMTIIGQSRADTIINTHFIDNLQAGLSLKIFNITIKNAESSAGGAIVNSGDLTLEKVSFIRNSAATNGGAIINYGNLSVNNCLFSNNLCNSNGGAIANMANANLTVNNTIFEYNNGSAILNYGTANFYRCNFSKMGNGGAAYNYGMMGVHFSSIIDNEYYAPTFTNDKTYLPKATLDASYNWWGSNDPSFSTVDTIFDNWITATLNSSTSIIPKNGHALIKFDMMHDCNGNAVTGYIPDGIAVTFRTTLGNITSTAYTINGTATATLTAGTVGGLASIVGNLDKEYRGTTVTIDVTAPTAASNIKSGTYNVNKVITLSKNKAGTIYYTLTGATPTTSSTKYVGPITISSSKVLKFIAIDIAGNKSPVYTYNYTIDKTAPKISLTTPTNLKTGIKRTSNIVIKFSENINYSTYYSKITIKNSSGKSLSLSKSINGNTLTIKTSSKSANTWYIVTIPKSAVKDKAGNNLTANYSFKFRTGS; this is encoded by the coding sequence ATGGCAGTATTTTCCGGTGCTGTTTCTGCTGTTACTGTTTCAAGTTCACCTGTAGTGTACGTCAATGGTGATGGTGGAAACGATAACTGGGATGGATTATCAGCAAACTACAATGTTACAACAAAAAGCGGACCCAAAGCCACAATATCAAATGCAACAGGGATAGTTGATAATGGTGGAACAGTTCGTATTGCCAATGGAGTTTACACTGGAGACAGTAATGGTAATCTTTACATTTCAAAGAACATGACCATAATTGGGCAGAGCAGAGCCGACACAATAATAAACACTCATTTCATTGACAATCTTCAAGCAGGATTGTCGTTGAAAATATTCAACATCACAATTAAGAACGCAGAAAGCAGTGCAGGAGGTGCAATAGTAAATTCAGGCGATCTTACTCTGGAAAAAGTTAGTTTCATAAGAAACTCGGCTGCAACAAATGGAGGTGCCATAATAAATTATGGCAACCTATCAGTGAACAACTGTTTATTCTCCAATAACCTATGTAATTCAAATGGAGGAGCAATTGCAAACATGGCAAACGCTAATTTAACAGTGAATAACACGATTTTTGAATATAACAATGGTTCAGCAATCCTTAATTACGGAACAGCTAATTTTTACAGGTGTAATTTTAGTAAAATGGGAAATGGGGGTGCAGCATACAACTACGGTATGATGGGGGTCCATTTCTCAAGCATTATTGACAACGAATACTATGCACCAACATTCACAAACGACAAAACTTATCTTCCTAAAGCAACCTTGGATGCATCATATAACTGGTGGGGAAGTAACGATCCTTCATTTTCCACTGTTGATACAATATTTGACAATTGGATAACTGCAACGCTAAATTCATCAACATCGATAATTCCAAAAAACGGTCATGCATTAATCAAATTTGATATGATGCATGATTGCAATGGAAATGCAGTGACTGGGTACATTCCAGATGGAATAGCTGTCACATTTAGAACCACACTTGGAAACATAACTTCTACAGCATATACAATAAATGGAACTGCAACAGCAACGTTAACAGCAGGAACAGTTGGAGGATTAGCATCCATAGTAGGAAATTTAGATAAAGAATATCGTGGAACAACAGTTACAATAGATGTTACAGCCCCTACAGCAGCTTCAAACATTAAAAGCGGAACATACAATGTTAATAAGGTTATTACCCTCTCAAAAAACAAAGCTGGGACTATTTACTATACCTTAACTGGAGCCACACCTACAACATCAAGCACAAAATACGTGGGTCCAATCACAATCAGTTCATCTAAGGTTTTGAAGTTCATAGCAATTGATATAGCGGGAAATAAATCCCCTGTTTACACATACAATTACACAATAGACAAAACAGCCCCTAAAATATCTTTAACCACCCCCACAAATCTTAAAACAGGTATAAAAAGGACTTCAAACATAGTAATTAAATTCTCTGAAAATATTAATTACAGCACATACTACAGCAAGATAACCATTAAAAACTCTAGCGGAAAATCTTTATCACTGTCTAAATCCATCAATGGAAACACGTTAACAATTAAAACCAGCAGCAAATCAGCTAACACATGGTACATAGTGACCATACCTAAATCAGCAGTCAAAGATAAAGCAGGCAACAACTTAACAGCTAACTACAGCTTCAAATTCAGAACTGGATCCTAA
- a CDS encoding CPBP family intramembrane glutamic endopeptidase, with the protein MKTEVSAGTYRLKPTLLNALLIVVVYAAILVVIEMFMGVPYTEFSKSTNNMFMGVLIPIAMGSVILTSIALWSGWWNELWRDKYHIKDNGWMHIFLVLFIVAISMNFLVGHISSLRPTYILVTLMATILVGYSEELLTRGLLVCGARGSGYSEVKVFYIVMIVFGFIHGINFINGQSLGLTIQQMFMAGLLGGVFYTIFRKTGFLIVPMIVHALWDFSLFTQGFNFVGELITTSTGTYNPLQIIGIMAIYSTYLLLILAVRNFNVEKSELISLR; encoded by the coding sequence ATGAAAACTGAAGTATCGGCAGGAACATATAGGTTAAAACCAACCTTGTTAAATGCTTTATTAATTGTAGTTGTTTACGCAGCCATATTAGTTGTAATTGAAATGTTTATGGGAGTTCCATACACAGAATTTTCCAAATCAACAAACAACATGTTTATGGGAGTTTTAATACCCATAGCTATGGGTTCTGTTATTTTAACTTCAATAGCATTATGGTCTGGATGGTGGAACGAATTATGGAGGGATAAATACCATATTAAGGATAATGGTTGGATGCATATATTTTTGGTGTTGTTCATTGTTGCTATATCAATGAATTTCCTGGTTGGCCACATAAGTTCATTGAGACCCACCTACATCTTAGTCACACTCATGGCAACAATTTTAGTTGGATATTCAGAAGAACTGCTAACAAGAGGTTTGCTTGTTTGTGGTGCTCGAGGTTCAGGTTACTCAGAAGTAAAAGTTTTTTACATTGTTATGATTGTTTTTGGATTTATACATGGAATTAACTTTATTAATGGCCAATCTTTGGGGTTAACCATCCAACAAATGTTTATGGCTGGATTATTAGGTGGTGTTTTTTACACAATATTTCGTAAAACTGGTTTTTTGATTGTGCCTATGATCGTTCATGCATTATGGGATTTTTCATTATTTACACAAGGATTCAACTTTGTAGGGGAACTAATCACAACAAGCACAGGAACTTATAATCCTCTCCAAATAATCGGCATTATGGCTATTTATTCCACATATTTATTGTTGATACTCGCTGTGAGGAATTTTAATGTTGAAAAATCCGAATTAATATCTCTAAGATGA